The following proteins are encoded in a genomic region of Nitratireductor sp. GISD-1A_MAKvit:
- a CDS encoding sarcosine oxidase subunit delta yields MLLIHCPYCEEDRPELEFRHAGEAHIARPENMAELSDEEFERFFFIRSNPKGIVYERWRHIHGCARFFNAARDTVSDKFLVTYRAGEPKPDLGGEGK; encoded by the coding sequence ATGCTTCTCATTCACTGCCCCTATTGCGAGGAAGACCGGCCGGAACTCGAATTCCGGCATGCCGGCGAGGCGCATATCGCGCGGCCCGAAAACATGGCTGAACTGTCTGACGAGGAATTCGAGCGCTTCTTCTTCATTCGCTCCAATCCCAAGGGAATCGTTTATGAACGCTGGCGGCACATTCATGGCTGCGCCCGCTTCTTCAATGCCGCGCGGGACACGGTGTCGGACAAATTTCTCGTGACCTACAGGGCCGGCGAGCCCAAGCCTGATCTCGGCGGGGAGGGCAAGTGA
- a CDS encoding ABC transporter ATP-binding protein encodes MTTPAPAPQADEQILEVNNIEVIYDHVILVLKGVSLSVPRGGITALLGANGAGKTTTLKAISNLLHAERGEVTKGSILFGGDEVQNLSPNDLVRRGCIQVMEGRHCFGHLSVEDNLLTGAFTRRDGQAAIREDLDLVYTYFPRLKERRSSQAGYTSGGEQQMTAIGRALMSRPRMILLDEPSMGLAPQLVEEIFEIVRKLNEEQGVSFLLAEQNTNVALRYAKYGYILESGRVVLDGEAKALRENEDVKEFYLGVGGEGRRSFRNVKHYKRRKRWLS; translated from the coding sequence ATGACGACACCAGCGCCCGCGCCACAGGCCGATGAACAGATCCTCGAAGTCAACAATATCGAGGTCATCTACGATCACGTCATTCTGGTTTTGAAGGGTGTTTCCCTCTCGGTTCCGCGTGGTGGCATCACGGCGTTGCTTGGTGCGAACGGAGCCGGCAAGACCACAACGCTCAAGGCCATTTCCAACCTGCTCCATGCCGAGCGCGGCGAGGTGACCAAGGGTTCTATCCTGTTCGGTGGCGACGAGGTGCAGAACCTTTCACCTAACGATCTGGTGCGGCGCGGCTGCATCCAGGTCATGGAGGGGCGGCACTGTTTCGGCCATCTCTCGGTGGAGGACAATCTGCTGACGGGTGCTTTCACCCGGCGCGACGGGCAGGCGGCGATCCGCGAGGATCTGGATCTGGTCTACACCTATTTCCCCCGCCTGAAGGAGCGGCGCAGTTCACAGGCCGGCTACACTTCGGGTGGCGAACAGCAGATGACGGCGATCGGTCGGGCTTTGATGTCACGGCCCAGGATGATCCTGCTCGACGAGCCCTCCATGGGGCTGGCGCCGCAACTGGTCGAGGAGATCTTCGAGATCGTGAGGAAGCTCAACGAGGAACAGGGAGTGTCCTTCCTTCTGGCGGAACAGAACACCAATGTGGCGCTGCGCTATGCCAAGTATGGGTATATTCTGGAATCGGGCCGTGTCGTGCTCGATGGTGAGGCGAAGGCGCTGCGCGAGAACGAGGATGTGAAGGAATTCTATCTCGGGGTCGGTGGCGAGGGCCGGCGCTCCTTCCGAAACGTGAAACACTACAAGCGGCGCAAGCGCTGGCTCTCATGA
- a CDS encoding aa3-type cytochrome c oxidase subunit IV: MAENLPAGPAETGAEMDYAEHEKTYDLFLAVIKYSSVVIVAILVAMAFGFFTSAGFFSSTVLFILLSVIGSWLLR, from the coding sequence ATGGCAGAGAATTTGCCGGCCGGACCGGCCGAAACGGGCGCGGAGATGGACTACGCCGAACACGAAAAGACCTATGATCTTTTCCTGGCCGTCATCAAATATTCGAGCGTCGTGATTGTCGCCATTCTGGTGGCGATGGCGTTTGGTTTCTTCACCTCCGCTGGTTTCTTCTCCAGCACCGTTCTCTTCATTCTGCTCTCGGTGATCGGCAGCTGGCTGCTGCGCTAG
- a CDS encoding DUF992 domain-containing protein, which produces MKKAIIFASALMATAATPALAQERVEVGVLDCVIEGGAGVVIASSQELACSFEPADENRPPETYVGVVNKFGLDVGVKDATQMQWLVMAPTADAYAPGALEGDYAGVSAEVAAGLGAGANILVTQDSQSLMLQPVSVEGKTGINVALGVSEFQLRSTSAAE; this is translated from the coding sequence ATGAAAAAAGCAATCATTTTCGCTTCCGCACTCATGGCCACCGCAGCGACGCCAGCACTGGCACAGGAGCGCGTGGAAGTGGGTGTTCTGGACTGCGTCATCGAAGGCGGCGCGGGCGTCGTGATCGCTTCCTCCCAGGAACTGGCCTGTTCCTTCGAGCCAGCCGATGAGAACCGCCCACCTGAAACCTATGTGGGTGTGGTGAACAAATTCGGCCTTGATGTCGGTGTCAAGGATGCCACGCAGATGCAGTGGCTCGTCATGGCTCCCACGGCAGACGCCTATGCGCCGGGCGCCCTTGAAGGCGATTATGCCGGCGTGAGCGCGGAAGTGGCTGCCGGCCTCGGCGCAGGCGCCAACATCCTCGTCACGCAGGACAGCCAGAGCCTGATGCTCCAGCCTGTGAGCGTCGAAGGCAAGACAGGCATCAATGTGGCGCTTGGCGTGAGCGAGTTTCAGCTGCGCTCGACCTCTGCTGCCGAGTGA
- a CDS encoding tetratricopeptide repeat protein, which translates to MSYFSAPPFSLSRTFLPGLALAALLPLAACQSGAVNPATDLSRIDTAQGSVENISSLSAVIERTPNEPEAYNMRGAAYGRAGRYADALKDFDKAISLNPRSPNTYANRALIHRYMGDNQKALADYNKAISLDPNYDTAYIGRAEIYRLSGRSSDALADLERAIRLDTTDPRAYHRRGLLYQASGQHEYAIEDFAKAISLAPDAPYGYNGRGLSYLAQGDDENAFSDFNTAIRLDDSLAESWANQALVYEKRGDNAKASRSYTRALQLDPEYGPARDGLARTQS; encoded by the coding sequence ATGAGCTATTTCTCCGCACCTCCGTTCAGTCTCTCCCGCACATTCCTGCCCGGCCTTGCACTGGCGGCTCTTCTGCCGCTGGCCGCCTGCCAGTCAGGGGCAGTCAATCCCGCGACCGATCTCAGCCGCATCGATACCGCTCAGGGATCAGTGGAGAACATCAGCTCGCTTAGCGCAGTGATCGAGCGGACTCCCAATGAGCCGGAAGCCTACAACATGCGCGGTGCGGCCTATGGACGTGCGGGACGCTATGCAGATGCGCTGAAGGACTTCGACAAGGCGATCTCGCTCAATCCCCGCTCGCCAAACACCTATGCCAATCGTGCGCTTATCCATCGCTATATGGGTGACAACCAGAAGGCGCTGGCCGATTACAACAAGGCCATCTCGCTCGACCCCAACTATGACACCGCCTATATCGGACGTGCCGAGATCTACCGACTTTCCGGGCGTTCAAGCGACGCGCTGGCCGACCTTGAGCGCGCCATCAGGCTCGACACCACCGACCCCCGCGCCTACCACCGCCGTGGCCTGCTCTATCAGGCCAGTGGGCAGCACGAATATGCGATCGAGGATTTCGCCAAGGCCATCTCGCTCGCGCCGGACGCTCCTTATGGCTACAACGGACGCGGCCTTTCCTATCTGGCTCAGGGTGACGACGAGAACGCCTTCTCCGATTTCAACACGGCCATACGACTGGACGACAGCCTCGCCGAGAGCTGGGCCAATCAGGCTCTGGTCTATGAAAAACGGGGCGACAATGCAAAAGCCTCCCGATCCTACACGCGCGCGCTCCAGCTTGATCCCGAATATGGGCCCGCACGCGATGGCCTGGCGCGGACGCAGAGCTGA
- a CDS encoding sarcosine oxidase subunit alpha: protein MTQPFRIATAGRLGRADPVHFTFDGKSFEGLRGDTLASALLANGVHLVGRSFKYHRPRGIVSAGAEEPNALVGVHRDTARRTPNVRATVQEIHEGLDAVSQNRWPSLSFDVGALNDLAAPFFSAGFYYKTFMWPKAAWERVYEPFIRRAAGLGEAPDRPDPDCYANRFAHCDVLVIGGGAAGLSVALAAADAGARVILADEQAETGGALRYETGATIDGMPGWGWALAVTAELAARSNVRLLTRTTGFGYYAQNMVGLVERLTDHLASPAPDQPRERLWQVRARRVVLATGAIERHMVFPENDRPGIMLASAARTYLNHYGVSVGRNVAVYTAEDSAWHAAIDLKRAGVGIATIVDCRPDPQGPHVEEARRLGIECLAGHAVTGTSGRLRISSIAVRPVSGGAERTLACDALLTSSGWTPAVHLFSQSRGKLAFDAETQRFLPGQAVQELVSVGACAGSIDLGETVADALKAGHEAANGAARKLPTLSAKSSECWSGGMLGAGEGAGAESTAKAFVDFQNDVTAKDIRQAVREGMRSIEHVKRFTTTGMATDQGKTSNMHGLAIAAEMLGKPIPEVGLTTFRAPYTPVTFGALVGHGRGRLFEPVRRTPMHDWAEAHGAVFEDVGQWKRAWYFPKAGENMHAAVARECRTVRQSAGIFDATTLGKIEIVGPDAARFMELMYTNPWQKLGVGRCRYGVMLREDGFIYDDGVVGRLSEDRFHVTTTTGGAPRVLNHMEDYLQTEFPDLKVYLTSTSEQWAVIAVQGPKSREIIAPLVEGIDLSDDAMPHMSVREGMICGVPTRLFRMSFTGERGFEINVPADYGRAVWEAVWAEGEKHGACAYGTETMHVLRAEKGFIIVGQETDGTVTPHDAGLSWAIGRKKTDFVGMRGLMRPDLTAPGRKQLVGLKTRDPNTVLEEGAQIVADPEAPVPVPMLGHVTSSYWSENCGHSIALALVAGGHERMGETLYVPMPDGVIEVEVTSTVFFDEKGERTHG from the coding sequence ATGACCCAGCCCTTCCGCATCGCCACCGCTGGCCGGCTTGGCAGGGCCGATCCCGTTCATTTCACCTTTGACGGCAAGTCCTTCGAGGGGCTGCGCGGCGACACGCTTGCCTCAGCCCTTTTGGCCAATGGTGTTCACCTCGTTGGCCGTTCCTTCAAATATCACCGCCCGCGCGGCATCGTTTCCGCCGGTGCGGAAGAGCCCAATGCGCTGGTCGGCGTCCACCGGGATACGGCGCGCAGAACGCCCAATGTTCGAGCCACCGTTCAGGAAATCCATGAGGGGCTCGACGCTGTTTCACAAAACCGCTGGCCCTCGCTCTCCTTCGATGTCGGCGCGCTCAACGATCTGGCCGCGCCCTTCTTCTCTGCCGGTTTCTACTACAAGACCTTCATGTGGCCGAAGGCCGCCTGGGAGCGGGTCTACGAACCCTTCATCCGGCGTGCTGCCGGTCTCGGCGAGGCACCTGACCGGCCCGATCCGGACTGTTACGCAAACCGTTTCGCCCATTGCGACGTGCTGGTCATTGGCGGCGGTGCGGCCGGGCTTTCCGTAGCACTCGCTGCCGCCGATGCAGGCGCACGCGTCATTCTGGCCGACGAACAGGCGGAAACGGGCGGCGCGCTGCGCTATGAAACCGGCGCGACGATTGACGGTATGCCCGGCTGGGGCTGGGCGCTGGCCGTGACAGCGGAGCTTGCTGCGCGCAGCAATGTGCGGCTTCTCACCCGCACAACGGGTTTCGGCTATTACGCGCAGAACATGGTGGGCCTTGTCGAACGATTGACGGATCATCTCGCGAGCCCTGCCCCAGACCAGCCGCGCGAGCGGCTCTGGCAGGTGCGGGCAAGGCGCGTCGTGCTCGCCACCGGGGCCATCGAGCGGCACATGGTGTTTCCCGAAAACGACCGTCCGGGCATCATGCTTGCGTCCGCCGCCCGCACTTATCTCAACCATTATGGGGTATCGGTCGGGCGCAATGTGGCGGTTTACACGGCTGAAGACAGCGCATGGCACGCGGCCATCGATCTGAAACGGGCGGGCGTGGGTATTGCCACCATCGTCGATTGCCGGCCCGATCCGCAGGGGCCGCATGTGGAGGAGGCGCGCAGGCTTGGCATCGAATGCCTGGCGGGCCACGCCGTGACCGGAACGAGCGGGCGGCTTCGCATTTCTTCCATCGCGGTCCGTCCGGTTTCGGGCGGTGCGGAGCGCACGCTGGCCTGCGATGCGCTTCTGACCTCGTCCGGCTGGACGCCGGCCGTTCACCTCTTTTCGCAGTCGCGCGGCAAACTTGCCTTCGATGCGGAAACGCAGCGCTTCCTCCCCGGCCAGGCGGTGCAGGAACTGGTTTCTGTTGGCGCATGTGCGGGCAGCATCGACCTTGGCGAAACCGTCGCCGACGCCCTGAAGGCCGGGCACGAGGCCGCCAATGGTGCTGCCCGCAAGCTGCCAACGCTTTCTGCCAAAAGCAGCGAGTGCTGGTCCGGCGGCATGCTGGGTGCGGGCGAGGGGGCAGGGGCCGAAAGCACGGCCAAGGCCTTTGTCGATTTCCAGAACGATGTCACCGCGAAGGACATTCGTCAGGCGGTGCGCGAGGGCATGCGCTCCATCGAGCACGTCAAGCGCTTCACCACCACCGGCATGGCGACCGATCAGGGCAAGACGTCCAACATGCATGGTCTCGCCATCGCCGCCGAAATGCTTGGCAAACCCATTCCCGAAGTGGGGCTGACCACCTTCCGCGCGCCCTACACGCCCGTCACCTTCGGCGCGCTTGTCGGGCACGGCAGGGGGCGCCTGTTCGAGCCGGTGCGGCGCACGCCCATGCACGACTGGGCTGAAGCCCATGGTGCCGTGTTCGAGGATGTCGGCCAATGGAAGCGCGCCTGGTATTTTCCCAAAGCCGGCGAGAACATGCACGCCGCCGTCGCTCGCGAGTGCCGTACGGTGCGCCAGAGTGCCGGCATTTTCGACGCCACCACGCTCGGCAAGATCGAAATCGTCGGGCCGGACGCCGCGCGCTTCATGGAGCTGATGTACACGAACCCGTGGCAGAAGCTCGGCGTCGGGCGCTGCCGCTATGGTGTCATGCTGCGCGAGGACGGGTTCATCTATGATGACGGCGTGGTGGGGCGGCTTTCCGAAGACCGTTTCCACGTGACCACAACCACCGGCGGCGCGCCGCGTGTGCTCAATCACATGGAAGACTATCTCCAGACCGAGTTCCCGGATCTGAAGGTCTATCTGACCTCCACGTCCGAGCAATGGGCGGTCATCGCCGTTCAGGGACCGAAAAGCCGCGAGATCATCGCCCCGCTGGTGGAAGGGATCGACCTCTCAGACGATGCGATGCCGCATATGTCGGTGCGCGAGGGGATGATCTGCGGCGTTCCCACCAGGCTGTTCCGCATGTCGTTCACCGGCGAGCGCGGTTTCGAGATCAATGTGCCCGCCGACTATGGCCGCGCCGTGTGGGAGGCCGTCTGGGCGGAAGGCGAAAAGCATGGGGCCTGCGCCTATGGCACCGAAACCATGCATGTGCTCAGAGCCGAAAAGGGCTTCATAATTGTCGGGCAGGAGACGGATGGAACCGTCACGCCCCATGATGCGGGGCTTTCATGGGCCATCGGCAGGAAGAAGACGGATTTCGTCGGCATGCGCGGGCTGATGCGCCCGGATCTAACCGCCCCCGGCCGCAAGCAGCTCGTGGGCCTCAAGACGCGCGATCCGAACACGGTGCTGGAAGAAGGCGCACAGATCGTTGCCGATCCGGAAGCCCCGGTTCCCGTGCCCATGCTCGGCCATGTTACATCGTCCTACTGGTCGGAGAATTGCGGCCATTCCATCGCCTTGGCTCTCGTGGCGGGCGGCCATGAGCGCATGGGCGAAACCCTCTATGTGCCCATGCCCGACGGCGTGATCGAAGTGGAAGTCACCTCCACCGTCTTCTTCGATGAAAAGGGAGAGCGCACCCATGGCTGA
- a CDS encoding sarcosine oxidase subunit beta: protein MRKYSVFAIAREAMRGHKGWPEQWSSPEPKKNYDVIIVGAGGHGLGTAYYLAREHGITNVAVLEKGWLGGGNTGRNTTIIRSNYLYDESAGIYDHSVKLWDGLSQDLNYNVMYSPRGVMMLAHNVHDVQVFKRHIHANRLNGVDNEWLTPEEAKAYCPPLNISREARYPVMGAALQRRGGTARHDAVAWGYARAAAARGVDIIQNCEVTGINRGPDGSVTGVETTRGTIGAKKVGVVAAGHSSVLMQMAGVQVPLESYPLQALVSEPVKPVFPCVVMSNTVHAYISQSDKGELVIGAGTDQYTSYSQTGGLHIIQHTLDAICEMFPIFTRMKMLRSWGGIVDVTPDRSPILAKTPVKGLYVNCGWGTGGFKATPGSAHVFAHTVARDEPHPVNAPFTLERFRNGRLIDEAAAAAVAH, encoded by the coding sequence ATGCGCAAATATTCCGTCTTCGCCATCGCCCGCGAGGCCATGCGTGGCCACAAGGGCTGGCCGGAGCAGTGGTCCTCTCCCGAACCGAAGAAGAATTACGATGTCATCATCGTTGGTGCCGGCGGTCACGGGCTTGGAACGGCCTATTATCTCGCCCGGGAGCACGGCATCACCAATGTGGCCGTGCTGGAGAAGGGCTGGCTCGGCGGCGGAAACACCGGCCGCAACACCACCATTATCCGTTCGAACTATCTCTATGACGAGAGCGCAGGCATCTACGATCATTCCGTGAAGCTCTGGGACGGGCTTTCTCAGGATCTGAACTACAACGTCATGTATTCGCCGCGCGGCGTGATGATGCTGGCGCACAATGTGCACGATGTGCAGGTGTTCAAGCGCCATATCCACGCCAACCGGCTGAACGGTGTCGACAATGAATGGCTGACGCCCGAAGAGGCGAAGGCCTATTGCCCGCCGCTCAACATTTCGCGCGAGGCGCGCTATCCGGTCATGGGGGCTGCACTCCAGCGAAGGGGCGGCACGGCCCGCCACGATGCGGTCGCCTGGGGCTATGCGCGGGCGGCGGCCGCGCGCGGTGTCGACATCATCCAGAACTGCGAGGTCACCGGCATCAATCGCGGGCCGGATGGCTCCGTCACCGGTGTCGAGACCACGCGAGGCACCATCGGCGCGAAGAAGGTCGGTGTGGTGGCTGCCGGTCATTCCTCGGTGCTGATGCAGATGGCGGGTGTTCAGGTGCCGCTTGAATCCTACCCGCTTCAGGCGCTGGTGTCGGAGCCGGTCAAGCCGGTCTTTCCCTGCGTGGTCATGTCGAACACGGTCCATGCCTATATTTCCCAGTCCGACAAGGGGGAACTGGTCATCGGGGCGGGCACGGATCAATACACCTCCTATTCCCAGACCGGCGGGCTGCACATCATCCAGCACACGCTCGACGCCATCTGCGAGATGTTCCCGATCTTCACCCGCATGAAGATGCTGCGGTCATGGGGTGGCATTGTCGATGTCACGCCCGACCGCTCGCCCATTCTCGCGAAAACGCCGGTCAAGGGGCTTTACGTGAACTGCGGCTGGGGCACGGGGGGCTTCAAGGCGACACCGGGCTCGGCGCATGTCTTTGCCCACACCGTCGCGCGCGACGAGCCGCATCCCGTCAACGCACCCTTCACGCTGGAGCGGTTTCGCAACGGCCGGCTCATAGACGAGGCGGCAGCCGCCGCCGTGGCACACTAA
- a CDS encoding NAD(P)(+) transhydrogenase (Re/Si-specific) subunit beta: MSANLASFLYLVSGILFILALRGLSHPTTSRQGNVYGMVGMAIAIGTTLLYATPSFGGFVLIVLGIAIGGGIGAVIAKRIAMTAMPQLVAAFHSLVGLAAVMVAAAALYSPESFGIGEVGAIHAQALVEMSLGVAIGAITFTGSIIAFLKLDGRMSGKPIMLPMRHMVNAGLAIALVVMIVLLVTTQSTTIFWLIVVASLVLGVLIIIPIGGADMPVVVSMLNSYSGWAAAGIGFTLGNLALIITGALVGSSGAILSYIMCKGMNRSFISVILGGFGGETAAAADDGIDRTVKQGSADDAAYLMANAQKVIIVPGYGMAVAQAQHALRELADKLKEAGVEVKYAIHPVAGRMPGHMNVLLAEAQVPYDEVFELEDINSEFAQADVAYVIGANDVTNPAARDDKSSPIYGMPILDVDKARTCLFVKRSLGSGYAGIDNTLFYKDGTMMLLGDAKKMTEDIVKAMDH, translated from the coding sequence GTGAGCGCCAATCTTGCATCCTTCCTGTATCTCGTTTCCGGCATTCTCTTCATTCTCGCGCTGAGGGGCCTGTCGCATCCAACCACCAGCCGTCAGGGCAATGTCTACGGCATGGTCGGCATGGCCATCGCCATCGGCACCACGCTGCTCTACGCAACGCCGTCTTTCGGCGGGTTCGTTCTGATTGTTCTCGGCATCGCCATTGGCGGCGGCATCGGTGCGGTGATCGCAAAGCGCATCGCCATGACCGCCATGCCACAGCTCGTCGCCGCGTTCCACTCTCTGGTCGGCCTTGCCGCCGTCATGGTGGCTGCCGCCGCGCTCTACTCGCCTGAAAGCTTCGGAATTGGTGAAGTGGGTGCCATCCACGCACAGGCGCTGGTCGAAATGTCGCTCGGTGTCGCGATCGGCGCGATCACCTTCACCGGTTCCATCATCGCTTTTCTGAAGCTCGATGGCCGCATGTCCGGCAAGCCGATCATGCTGCCCATGCGCCATATGGTGAATGCGGGCCTTGCCATCGCTCTGGTTGTCATGATCGTGCTGCTCGTCACCACGCAGAGCACAACCATCTTCTGGCTGATCGTTGTAGCCTCGCTCGTTCTGGGCGTGCTCATCATCATCCCGATTGGCGGCGCAGACATGCCGGTTGTCGTGTCCATGCTCAATTCCTACTCGGGTTGGGCCGCAGCCGGCATCGGCTTCACGCTCGGCAATCTCGCGCTCATCATCACCGGCGCTCTGGTCGGCTCTTCCGGTGCGATCTTGTCCTACATCATGTGCAAGGGCATGAACCGCTCCTTCATTTCGGTCATTCTCGGCGGCTTCGGCGGCGAGACGGCGGCTGCTGCCGATGACGGGATCGACCGTACGGTCAAGCAGGGGTCGGCAGACGACGCCGCCTATCTGATGGCCAATGCGCAGAAGGTCATCATCGTGCCGGGCTACGGCATGGCCGTCGCCCAGGCCCAGCACGCTCTGCGTGAACTGGCCGACAAGCTGAAGGAAGCCGGTGTCGAGGTGAAATACGCCATCCACCCGGTCGCAGGCCGCATGCCCGGCCACATGAATGTGCTGCTTGCAGAGGCTCAGGTGCCGTATGATGAGGTGTTCGAGCTCGAAGACATCAACTCCGAGTTCGCGCAGGCAGACGTTGCCTATGTCATCGGTGCCAACGACGTGACCAACCCGGCAGCCCGCGACGACAAGTCCTCGCCGATCTACGGCATGCCCATCCTCGATGTGGACAAGGCGCGCACCTGCCTCTTCGTCAAGCGTTCGCTCGGCTCCGGCTATGCCGGCATCGACAACACACTGTTCTACAAGGACGGAACGATGATGCTGCTTGGCGACGCCAAGAAGATGACGGAAGACATCGTCAAGGCAATGGATCACTGA
- the rpsU gene encoding 30S ribosomal protein S21 has translation MQVLVRDNNVDQALRALKKKMQREGIFREMKMRGHYEKPSEKRAREKAEAVRRARKLARKRAQREGLVGGRPGAR, from the coding sequence GTGCAGGTACTCGTCCGCGACAACAATGTTGATCAGGCGCTTCGCGCGCTGAAGAAGAAAATGCAGCGTGAAGGCATCTTCCGCGAGATGAAGATGCGTGGGCACTATGAAAAGCCGTCGGAAAAGCGTGCACGCGAAAAGGCCGAAGCCGTTCGCCGCGCCCGCAAGCTGGCGCGCAAGCGCGCCCAGCGCGAAGGGCTGGTCGGCGGACGTCCCGGCGCGCGCTGA
- a CDS encoding proton-translocating transhydrogenase family protein, whose amino-acid sequence MEPTALEKALDQLDSAAASVRAAIESMQAAEVADAAGALAHGASGGAIDPFVFRFAIFVLAIFVGYYVVWSVTPALHTPLMSVTNAISSVIVVGALLAVGISASGLATGFGFIALILASVNIFGGFLVTSRMLAMYKKKDK is encoded by the coding sequence ATGGAACCAACCGCACTAGAAAAGGCGCTCGACCAGCTCGACAGCGCCGCGGCGAGCGTTCGCGCCGCCATTGAAAGCATGCAGGCGGCGGAAGTCGCCGATGCCGCCGGCGCACTTGCGCATGGCGCATCCGGTGGCGCGATCGACCCGTTCGTGTTCCGTTTCGCCATTTTCGTGCTGGCGATCTTCGTTGGCTATTATGTCGTCTGGTCGGTGACGCCGGCGCTGCACACGCCTCTTATGTCGGTCACCAACGCGATCTCGTCGGTGATTGTCGTTGGCGCGCTGCTTGCTGTGGGCATCTCCGCTTCCGGCCTTGCCACCGGCTTCGGCTTCATCGCGCTCATCCTGGCGTCGGTGAACATTTTTGGCGGCTTCCTCGTGACCAGCCGCATGCTTGCCATGTACAAAAAGAAGGACAAGTGA
- a CDS encoding sarcosine oxidase subunit gamma: MADPIARANALEGRFLNAEGLTLVRAEPASRLSLRAPNAAVKPLSKALGLALPERSKTSTSQGGRAALWLGPDEWLIIDENRADLVGICAPVTAFHSAVDVSHRNTAVLVSGARVEPVLNAGCPQNLSPEAFPVGACSRTVFGKAEIVLWRTGSKAFRVECWRSFSDYVFMLMEQAARDR; the protein is encoded by the coding sequence ATGGCTGACCCGATTGCCCGCGCGAATGCGCTCGAAGGCCGCTTTCTCAATGCGGAAGGTCTGACATTGGTCAGGGCCGAGCCCGCCTCTCGTCTTTCTCTTCGCGCGCCGAATGCCGCGGTAAAACCCCTGTCGAAGGCGCTCGGGCTCGCTTTGCCCGAGCGCTCGAAAACCTCGACTTCTCAAGGCGGTCGCGCGGCACTCTGGCTTGGACCGGATGAATGGCTGATCATCGACGAAAACCGGGCGGATCTCGTCGGCATATGCGCTCCGGTCACGGCGTTTCATTCGGCCGTGGATGTATCGCATCGCAACACGGCAGTCCTGGTTTCGGGAGCGCGTGTCGAACCGGTCCTCAATGCCGGTTGCCCGCAGAACCTTTCTCCGGAAGCCTTTCCCGTCGGTGCCTGCTCGCGCACCGTTTTCGGCAAGGCCGAAATCGTTCTGTGGCGCACAGGCAGCAAGGCTTTCCGGGTGGAGTGCTGGCGCTCCTTCTCCGATTACGTCTTCATGCTTATGGAACAGGCCGCGCGCGATCGATAA